One window of Streptococcus suis genomic DNA carries:
- a CDS encoding DJ-1/PfpI family protein yields the protein MKKVAVLFAEGFEEIEALTPVDVLRRANMDCQMVGLTSQTVTGSHGIPVQTDSVFDGDLSAYDLIVLPGGMPGATNLRDKSGLIEELKTQAAAGKFVAAICAAPIVLERAELLKDRHFTCYPGMEEQIASGIHQTDEVVVDGNIVTSRGAGTSLPFAYKLVELLGGDGQALAQTMVYQQG from the coding sequence ATGAAAAAAGTAGCGGTTTTATTTGCAGAAGGTTTTGAAGAAATCGAAGCCCTGACACCGGTTGATGTCCTTCGTCGGGCCAATATGGATTGCCAGATGGTTGGCTTGACCAGCCAGACGGTGACAGGTTCTCATGGGATTCCTGTTCAGACTGATTCTGTCTTTGATGGCGATTTGTCAGCCTATGATTTGATTGTCCTGCCAGGCGGTATGCCAGGGGCGACCAATCTACGTGACAAATCTGGTTTGATTGAGGAATTGAAAACTCAAGCTGCGGCTGGTAAATTTGTGGCAGCAATCTGTGCGGCACCCATTGTTTTAGAGAGAGCGGAGCTTCTCAAGGACCGTCATTTTACCTGTTATCCAGGCATGGAAGAGCAGATTGCCTCAGGGATTCACCAGACGGATGAGGTGGTTGTCGATGGCAATATCGTGACCAGTCGAGGTGCGGGAACCAGTCTGCCATTTGCCTATAAACTTGTTGAGTTGCTGGGTGGTGACGGTCAAGCACTTGCGCAGACCATGGTTTACCAACAGGGCTAG
- the rpiA gene encoding ribose-5-phosphate isomerase RpiA: MSNLKEQVGIKAAEFVTDGMIVGLGTGSTAYYFVQEIGRRVQEEGLDIIGVTTSHATAKHAASLGIPLKNIDEVDYVDLTVDGADEVDGAFNGIKGGGAALLMEKVVASYSKDSIWIVDESKLVETLGAFKLPVEVVQYGSENLFRLFEKKGYRPSFRMKDGQKLVTDMQNFIIDLDLQRILDTLALANELDHTVGVVEHGLFINLISRVIVGTAEGPKILTKE; encoded by the coding sequence ATGTCAAATTTGAAAGAACAAGTTGGGATTAAGGCAGCTGAATTTGTCACGGACGGGATGATTGTGGGCCTGGGAACAGGGTCGACTGCCTATTATTTCGTCCAGGAAATCGGTCGCCGGGTCCAGGAAGAAGGTTTGGACATCATCGGTGTAACGACTTCGCATGCCACAGCGAAACACGCTGCTTCACTGGGGATTCCTCTGAAGAATATTGATGAGGTGGATTATGTTGACTTGACGGTGGACGGAGCAGATGAAGTAGACGGAGCTTTTAACGGCATCAAGGGTGGCGGTGCAGCCCTGCTCATGGAAAAGGTCGTTGCCAGCTATTCCAAGGACTCTATCTGGATTGTCGATGAAAGCAAGCTAGTGGAAACACTCGGAGCCTTCAAACTGCCGGTTGAAGTGGTTCAATACGGTTCTGAAAATCTTTTCCGACTGTTTGAGAAGAAGGGCTATCGTCCAAGTTTCCGTATGAAGGACGGCCAGAAATTGGTGACCGATATGCAGAATTTCATCATTGACCTGGATTTGCAACGAATTTTGGATACGCTTGCTTTGGCCAATGAACTGGACCACACAGTTGGAGTAGTAGAGCACGGTCTCTTCATCAACTTGATTTCAAGAGTCATCGTGGGAACAGCAGAAGGTCCTAAAATCCTTACTAAAGAATAG
- a CDS encoding phosphopentomutase yields the protein MPKFKRIHLIVLDSVGIGAAPDANNFTNAGVPDGASDTLGHISKTVGLDVPNMAKLGLGNIPRETPLKTVPAEENPTGYATKLEEVSLGKDTMTGHWEIMGLNITEPFDTFWNGFPEEILTKIEEFSGRKVIREANKPYSGTAVIDDFGPRQMETGELIIYTSADPVLQIAAHEDIIPLEELYRICEYARSITLERPALLGRIIARPYVGEPGNFTRTANRHDYAVSPFEPTVLNKLADAGISTYSVGKISDIFNASGITNDMGHNKNNNHGVDTLLTTMGLAEFETGFSFTNLVDFDANFGHRRDAKGYRDCLHEFDARLPEIIAAMREDDLLLITADHGNDPTYVGTDHTREYIPLLAYSPSFTGNGLIPQGHFADISATIAENFGVDNAMIGESFLDKLV from the coding sequence ATGCCTAAATTTAAACGTATTCATCTGATTGTCCTGGATTCTGTGGGAATCGGTGCGGCGCCAGATGCCAACAACTTTACCAATGCAGGCGTGCCAGACGGTGCATCAGACACCTTGGGACACATTTCAAAAACAGTCGGCTTGGATGTGCCAAATATGGCTAAACTGGGCCTCGGCAATATCCCTCGTGAAACACCTCTGAAAACAGTTCCTGCCGAGGAAAATCCGACAGGTTATGCGACAAAATTGGAAGAAGTATCACTTGGTAAGGATACTATGACGGGCCACTGGGAAATCATGGGCCTCAACATTACCGAGCCTTTCGATACTTTCTGGAATGGTTTCCCTGAGGAAATTTTGACCAAAATCGAAGAATTTTCAGGTCGTAAGGTCATCCGCGAGGCCAATAAACCTTACTCTGGAACGGCTGTGATTGATGATTTTGGTCCTCGTCAAATGGAAACTGGGGAGCTCATCATTTACACCTCAGCAGACCCTGTTCTTCAGATTGCCGCTCATGAGGACATTATTCCGCTTGAGGAGCTTTATCGCATCTGTGAGTACGCGCGTTCTATTACCTTAGAACGTCCAGCCCTTCTGGGTCGTATCATTGCCCGTCCTTATGTTGGTGAGCCTGGTAACTTTACCCGCACGGCCAACCGCCACGACTATGCCGTTTCTCCATTTGAGCCAACTGTTCTTAATAAACTGGCAGATGCTGGTATCTCGACCTACTCTGTTGGTAAAATTAGCGATATTTTCAACGCCTCAGGCATTACCAACGACATGGGCCACAACAAAAATAATAACCACGGTGTCGATACCCTCTTGACAACCATGGGTCTGGCTGAGTTTGAGACAGGATTCTCCTTCACCAATCTGGTGGATTTTGATGCCAACTTTGGTCACCGCCGTGATGCCAAGGGCTACCGTGATTGCTTGCATGAGTTTGATGCTCGCTTGCCAGAGATTATTGCTGCCATGCGTGAGGACGACCTGCTCCTCATCACAGCTGACCATGGGAATGACCCGACCTATGTCGGTACGGACCATACTCGTGAGTACATCCCGCTCTTGGCTTACAGCCCCTCCTTTACCGGCAACGGCTTGATTCCACAGGGACATTTTGCGGATATTTCGGCGACCATTGCTGAAAACTTCGGTGTGGACAATGCCATGATTGGGGAGTCATTCTTGGATAAATTAGTCTAA
- a CDS encoding ArsC family transcriptional regulator, whose protein sequence is MEKVTVYYNPDCSKCKKLRVLLAHQDLEVTWVNYLENPLSKADLERILAKMDAQPSQLIRLTQDDFAGKSEPEILELMVADPSLVNRPIIERESTAFLCRPLDGIVEKMPEYDWSRYL, encoded by the coding sequence ATGGAAAAAGTAACCGTTTATTACAATCCCGATTGTAGCAAGTGCAAGAAATTGCGGGTCCTTCTCGCTCATCAAGATCTGGAAGTGACCTGGGTTAATTATCTGGAAAATCCCCTGTCCAAAGCAGATTTGGAAAGGATTTTGGCTAAAATGGATGCCCAGCCTTCCCAGCTTATCCGCCTGACACAGGACGATTTTGCAGGAAAATCCGAGCCAGAAATTCTGGAACTCATGGTAGCAGACCCCAGTCTTGTCAACAGACCCATTATCGAGCGAGAAAGTACCGCTTTTCTCTGCAGACCGCTGGACGGAATCGTAGAAAAAATGCCAGAATACGACTGGTCAAGATATTTGTAA
- a CDS encoding purine-nucleoside phosphorylase: MSLLEKINETKAFLEEKGLIKPEFGLILGSGLGELAEEVENAIVIDYADIPNWGKSTVVGHAGKLVYGDLAGRKVLALQGRFHFYEGNPMEVVTFPVRVMKALGCEGVIVTNAAGGIGYGPGTLMAITDHINMTGQNPLIGENLEEFGPRFPDMSNAYTKEYREKAHAVAEKLGIKLDNGVYLGVTGPTYETPAEILAFKTMGAHAVGMSTVPEVIVAAHSGMKVLGISAITNFAAGFQSELNHEEVVEVTEQIKGNFKGLVKAILAEL, translated from the coding sequence ATGTCACTATTAGAAAAAATCAATGAAACAAAGGCTTTTTTAGAAGAAAAAGGCTTGATTAAGCCAGAATTTGGCTTGATTTTGGGCTCAGGTTTGGGCGAATTGGCAGAAGAAGTAGAAAATGCGATTGTCATCGACTATGCTGACATTCCAAACTGGGGCAAGTCAACAGTTGTAGGCCACGCTGGTAAGTTGGTTTATGGAGATTTGGCAGGTCGCAAGGTTTTGGCTCTTCAAGGTCGATTCCACTTCTACGAAGGAAATCCGATGGAAGTTGTGACTTTCCCAGTCCGTGTCATGAAAGCTCTTGGTTGTGAAGGCGTGATTGTTACTAATGCTGCAGGTGGTATCGGTTACGGTCCAGGTACCCTCATGGCTATTACAGACCACATCAACATGACGGGACAAAATCCTTTGATTGGCGAAAACTTGGAAGAGTTCGGACCACGTTTCCCAGATATGTCCAACGCCTATACCAAAGAATACCGTGAGAAAGCTCATGCCGTTGCGGAAAAATTGGGCATCAAGTTGGACAATGGTGTCTACCTCGGTGTGACAGGACCTACCTACGAAACACCAGCTGAAATCTTGGCCTTCAAGACCATGGGTGCCCATGCAGTTGGTATGTCAACTGTTCCAGAAGTTATCGTGGCAGCTCACTCTGGCATGAAAGTCTTGGGTATTTCTGCTATCACAAACTTTGCGGCTGGTTTCCAATCCGAACTCAACCACGAAGAAGTGGTAGAAGTAACCGAGCAAATCAAAGGCAACTTCAAAGGCTTGGTCAAGGCTATCTTGGCGGAGTTGTAA
- the deoD gene encoding purine-nucleoside phosphorylase — MSIHISAKPGEIADKILLPGDPLRAKFIAENFLEDAVCFNEVRNMFGYTGTYKGHRVSVMGTGMGMPSISIYAHELINEYGVKKLIRVGTAGSLSADVHVRELVLAQAAATNSRMINIDWPEYDLPQIASFNLLDKAYHIAKDLNLTTHVGNVLSSDSFYSPKLFSRNLELGQIGVKAVEMEAAALYYLGAKFGVQTLAIMTISDSLVNSDEDTTAEERQNTFTDMMKVGLETLIAE; from the coding sequence ATGTCTATCCATATTTCTGCAAAACCAGGTGAGATTGCAGATAAGATTTTGCTTCCTGGTGACCCACTCCGTGCTAAATTTATCGCTGAAAACTTCCTTGAAGACGCTGTGTGCTTCAACGAGGTCCGCAATATGTTCGGCTACACAGGTACTTATAAGGGCCACCGTGTTTCTGTCATGGGAACTGGTATGGGGATGCCATCCATTTCCATCTACGCCCACGAGCTCATCAACGAATACGGTGTGAAAAAATTAATCCGCGTTGGAACCGCGGGCTCACTGAGTGCTGATGTTCATGTTCGTGAATTGGTCTTGGCGCAAGCAGCTGCAACCAACTCTCGTATGATTAATATTGATTGGCCGGAATATGACTTGCCACAAATTGCAAGTTTCAACCTTTTGGATAAGGCATATCATATTGCTAAAGACCTTAATTTGACAACGCATGTCGGCAATGTCTTGTCTTCAGACAGTTTCTACTCGCCTAAGCTTTTCAGCCGTAATTTGGAACTTGGTCAAATCGGTGTCAAAGCGGTTGAAATGGAAGCAGCAGCCCTCTACTATCTGGGTGCTAAATTCGGTGTCCAAACCCTAGCTATCATGACCATTTCTGATAGCTTGGTCAATTCAGATGAGGATACAACGGCAGAAGAACGCCAAAATACCTTCACAGACATGATGAAGGTTGGTCTGGAAACCTTGATTGCGGAATAG
- a CDS encoding HIRAN domain-containing protein — MTFAHFEPTRNVEDFHLAGFAYYDGLDVVEELKLGTSLDLLAEPTNPYDSEAVLILYRGKKLGYIPKYKNSLISRMLFYGHGDILEARVQMIDLTEHPDRQLRVVVKFKDNRPTA, encoded by the coding sequence ATGACATTTGCACACTTTGAACCAACTCGAAATGTAGAAGATTTTCACTTGGCAGGATTTGCTTATTATGACGGATTAGATGTTGTCGAAGAGTTAAAATTGGGAACTTCTCTAGATTTACTGGCTGAACCAACTAATCCTTATGATTCAGAAGCGGTGCTTATTCTTTATCGGGGGAAGAAATTGGGCTACATTCCAAAATACAAGAACAGTTTAATCAGCCGGATGCTTTTTTATGGACACGGGGATATTTTGGAAGCTCGCGTTCAAATGATTGATTTGACGGAACATCCTGATCGTCAACTACGCGTGGTTGTTAAGTTTAAGGACAATCGTCCGACAGCCTAA